The Lactuca sativa cultivar Salinas chromosome 2, Lsat_Salinas_v11, whole genome shotgun sequence genome includes a window with the following:
- the LOC128132448 gene encoding uncharacterized protein LOC128132448 gives MLKLPSLFFLEKSPQKNGSLISTTSSKPWVSVFNSKLNDFKTGQGQNRSKNQGLQCKHCNLKGHTIERCYKLIGYPKDFKPRNEVHIQNKSFSVNSSSFGYNSSATTSSEFVLGSDAHYLTSEQYSKFLRLINESSTSDDVSATANMVGTSMFQCCNSFVSPNNSQSWIVDSWANQHMIASESQLRDAIHVSRLNLLVKHLNGSSTPINKIGNLQLSSHLTLFDVFVVPDFNVNLLSLHKLCKDSGSEVVFSEHNSKIQDSLSKEMVENGRLYRGLYFLDCVPSGISTNITNSRCCVSKLSWNNRLGHPADQALSSLKEKLKLGNESLPPCDACHKAKQTRESFSHSQHNSTKLGELIHLNVWGPYRLASIEVPSDNGTEFVNNQMKFFFVLNEVSYIKQLVLTLHKKMGLWRGSTYIFIMMFTSVLNGSSPYELVFKRSHSFEHLRVFGCLCIAVKQNVTDKLSERAEKCVLLGYSSDKKAYKLLSLDTNTSFVSKDVKFYEFVFPYKLKSTTVDKISNDSGPSDHFSYDVFDTNEYVNDSINLDELRVESQLDGADATINLDDISFNETVNRSGEFWLTINIIPQASSLMVIMEMVQLKLIAKTSFSDIQKPQVGLYGKACADVGQNGVIALILKGKMINKVPKTKNKVIVIMMLKLTCQRFEQQTGENGKNINKYDSKQITIHK, from the exons ATGTTAAAACTGCCTTCTCTATTCTTTCTAGAAAAGAGTCCCCAAAAGAATGGCTCTCTAATTTCCACTACCTCCTCAAAACCATGGGTTTCTGTTTTTAATAGTAAACTTAATGATTTTAAAACGGGACAAGGTCAAAATAGATCCAAAAATCAGGGGTTACAATGCAAACACTGTAATCTTAAAGGTCATACAATAGAAAGGTGTTATAAATTGATTGGATACCCAAAGGATTTTAAACCTAGGAATGAAGTTCATATTCAAAATAAGTCTTTTTCTGTGAATTCTTCTTCTTTTGGATATAACAGTAGTGCCACAACTTCTTCTGAGTTTGTTCTTGGCAGTGATGCTCACTATCTCACTAGTGAACAATACTCCAAGTTTCTTCGTCTCATTAATGAGAGTTCTACTAGTGATGATGTATCTGCTACTGCAAATATGGTAGGTACATCTATGTTTCAGTGCTGTAATTCTTTTGTTAGTCCTAATAATTCTCAAAGCTGGATTGTTGACTCATGGGCTAATCAACATATGATAGCCTCTGAGTCACAACTTAGAGATGCAATACATGTGTCTAGACTGAACCTTcttgtaaaacatttgaatggTTCTTCAACTCCTATTAACAAAATAGGAAATCTTCAGTTGTCTTCACATCTCACCTTATTTGATGTGTTTGTTGTTCCAGACTTTAATGTTAACCTTTTATCTTTACATAAACTGTGTAAGGATAGTGGCAGTGAAGTTGTTTTTTCTGAACATAATTCCAAAATTCAAGATTCACTATCAAAGGAGATGGTGGAGAATGGTAGATTATATCGGGGATTGTATTTTCTTGACTGTGTTCCCTCGGGTATTTCAACTAATATAACTAATTCTAGATGTTGTGTCTCTAAACTGAGTTGGAATAATAGACTTGGCCATCCAGCTGACCAAGCTCTAAGttctttaaaagaaaaattaaaacttGGAAATGAGTCCCTTCCTCCTTGTGATGCCTGTCATAAAGCAAAACAGACAAGAGAATCCTTTTCACATAGTCAACATAATTCAACTAAACTAGGTGAATTGATTCACTTAAATGTTTGGGGTCCTTATAGACTTGCATCTATTGAAG TACCTTCAGATAATGGAACTGAATTTGTCAATAATcaaatgaagtttttttttgttttgaatgaGGTATCATACATCAAACAACTTGTGCTTACACTCCACAAAAAAATGGGGTTGTGGAGAGGAAGCACATACATATTCATAAT gaTGTTTACTTCTGTCTTAAATGGCTCGTCTCCTTATGAACTTGTTTTTAAAAGATCTCACAGTTTTGAACATTTAAGGGTGTTTGGTTGCTTATGTATTGCTGTAAAACAAAATGTTACTGATAAACTGTCTGAACGTGctgaaaaatgtgttttattaggATATTCTTCTGATAAAAAGGCTTATAAACTTCTTAGTCTGGATACTAACACCTCTTTTGTATCCAAGGATGTGAAATTTTATGAGTTTGTCTTTCCTTACAAGTTAAAGTCAACCACTGTTGATAAAATTTCAAATGATTCTGGCCCTAGTGATCATTTTTCCTATGATGTTTTTGACACAAATGAATATGTTAATGATTCTATTAATCTTGATGAGTTGAGAGTAGAGTCCCAATTGGACGGTGCTGATGCAACCATTAATCTGGATGATATCAGTTTTAATGAGACTGTCAACCGAAGTGGCGAG TTTTGGTTAACAATTAACATTATACCGCAAGCGTCATCTTTAATGGTGATAATGGAAATGGTGCAACTCAAGCTTATTGCAAAAACAAG TTTTTCTGACATCCAAAAACCACAAGTTGGACTTTATGGAAAGGCTTGTGCAGATGTTGGTCAAAATGGTGTAATTGCCTT GATTTTAAAGGGTAAAATGATAAATAAGGTTCCCAAAACCAAAAACAAAGTCATTGTTATTATGATGCTTAAATTAACATGCCAACGTTTTGAACAACAAACCGGTGAAAATGGAAAAAATATCAATAAATAtgattcaaaacaaattacaattcaTAAGTGA